The Rhizobium sp. WSM4643 genome contains the following window.
GCACTGCTTGCGGGATCGCGAATGACAAGAGGAATATGATAGCTGCCGTCAAAGAAGCCGCCCTTGCCGAGCATCCAGTGATCGCCCGCCATCTCGGCGTGGTCCGAGGTGAAGATGATGAGCGTATCGTCCCAGGCGCCCGCATCCTTGAGAGCCTGCCAGATGCGGCCGAGCTGTGCATCGACCTCTGATATCATCCCGTAATAGATCGCCCGGATCGCGGCGAAATCTTCGGCGTTCCAGCCGCTAAGCGGCCCGGTTGCACCGTGAATGAAGTTGCCCTTGTCGGAGCGTGGCATGGCATAGGCGAGATAGGGGTGACTGTTCTGTTCCGCTTCGCGGTTTGCCGCGCGCGCAAAAGCCGGTCCCTCGCCCGGCGTGAACATTCGGTTGAACGGTTCCGGCACGGAGAACGGCGGATGCGGACGTAAGAAAGAGACATGCGCGAACCACGGCCTGTCCTGTTCGCCCATCCAGCGGATGAACTCGCCGGCCAGAAAAGCCGTCTGGGTCTCGTCGCGCGAATAGGCCGGCGACGCATCCGAAATGTCTCCGGCTCCAGCACCGACCGGAATATGGATATCGCGGCTGACGGCATCCGCATGGCTGCGGGACCTGAGCCAGGAGAGCCATTGTTTCTCATGCTCCGGCAGAAGCTGGCGGGCGGTAAAGCCCGGCAGCACGCCTTCATAACTCGTCAGATGCGGATCGCCGGCATCCATCCCGCGCGGATCGGGCGCCGTATCCGTGTAGCCGAACAGCGTCGGGTCGTATCCCGCCCGCCGGGCCGCCAGCGCCAGATTGTCGAAGCGGGCATCGAGCGGCGAACCGTTGCGGCAGACGCGGTGGTTCATCTGATAGAGACCGGTATAGAGCGTGGCCCGCGCCGGTGAGCAGGGTGCTGCCCCCGCATAATGCCGCTGGAATAGCGTGCCTTCCCGCGCCAGCGCATCAACACCAGGCGTCTTTACGCAGGCATGACCGACAGCCGACAGGCAATCGCCGCGCCACTGGTCCGCCGTGATCAGCAGGATGTTCGGCCGGCGCGCTTTCTCAATGCCGGTTGGCTCAATGCTGGTTGGATTTTGCATGCCAGTCCCAGGCGGAGCGGATGATCTCGGACAGATCATACTGCGGCACCCAGCCGAGCACGTCACGCGCCTTGTCGTTATTGGCGACCAGCGTATGCGAATCGCCTTCGCGACGGCCGATATATTCGACCGGGAAAGGCCGGTTCGACACATCCTCGATAGCGTCGAGCAATTCCTTGACCGTCGTGCCGGTGCCGGTGCCGAGGTTGAGCGCGACGGATTGGCCGCCCTTCAGCAGATATTCGACGGCGCGCACATGCGCATCGGCAAGATCCAGCACATGGATATAGTCGCGCACGCAGGTGCCGTCGCGGGTCTCGTAATCGCTGCCGAACACCTTGAAACCCTGGCGGCGGCCGAGCGCCGCGTCGATCGCCAGGGGTATCGCATGCGTTTCCGGCTGGTGCCATTCGCCGATCCGGCCCTCGAAATCGGCGCCGGCCGCATTGAAATAACGCAGCACCACCGAGCGCAGGCTTCTGTACTGGTCGTAATCGGCAAGCGCCTGCTCGACGATATATTTCGTCCGCCCGTAGGGATTGATCGGCACCTGCCGGTGCGTCTCGTCGAGCGGCACGCTCTGCGGCAGGCCGTAGGTCGCGCAGGTGGAGGAGAAGACGAAGGCATTGACGCCGGCGGCCTGTGCCGCCGAAAGCAGCGTCAACGTGCCGATCACATTGTTCTCGTAGAAGGAAACCGGATCCTTGACCGATTCGCCGACCTCGATCAGTGCCGCGAAATGCAGGATCGCCGCCGGCTTGTGTTTTGCCAGCACCTCATCCAGCCGGGCGCGATCGCGAATATCGCCCTCTTCGGCCGGCCCCCATCTGACGAACTCGCGATGGCCGTTCGAAAAATTGTCGAAGACGACAGGCGTATAGCCCTTGTTCGCCAGGTCGAGGCACGTATGCGAGCCGATATAGCCGGCACCGCCGACGACAAGAACCGTTTCACCTGCCATGCACCACCCTTATTATTCAGTGAGAGATGGAAGAAACCTAGACGAGATACACGTCAATAAAAAGAAGGAACTGCAATCGGCGTCAATGGACAATACGTCAAATGCCGAAGTCGCCCCATTCGTGCGGTTTGTGCCGGATCAGCAAATAGTCTTGAATTATTCGCGTGATTTGCACGGTCGCCCGATCTAATGGGCTTCCCACCACCAAGTGATGATCAACGGTCTGCAGCTATAAAGCAGGGAGAGCGCGAATGAGGAAGGCATTGATCGTTTGGGGCGGCTGGCAAGGCCATGAGCCGGAGCAATGCGCTCAGATTGTCGCCGATCTGCTGCGCGAGGACGATTTTACGGTCGAAGTGACCGGCGATCTCGGCGTGTTCGGATCTTCGACGCTAGCGAAAGCCGATCTGCTGGTGCCGATCATCACCGGCGAAAAGCTTGAGAAGGAACATGCCGCTGCCCTCGTCGAAGCCGTGCGCGGCGGGCTCGGGCTTGCCGGCCATCACGGCGCGCTCGCCACGTCCTTCAAGGAAAGCGCGCCTTTCCGCTATGTCTCCGGCGTCACCTGGGTCGCCCATCCCGGCAACATCATCGACTTCCGCGTCGCCGTCACCCGCCAGGACGACCCCGTCATGGAGGGCATTCCGGACTTCGACTATCGTTCGGAGCAATATTACCTCCACTATGATCCCACAGTCGAAATCCTTGCGACGACCACCTTCACCGGCGCCTACGATCCGGCAGCCCGCAATGTGGTGATGCCCGTCGTCTTCAAGCGCCATTTCGGTGCCGGCCGCATCTTCTATTCCGCCCTCGGCCATGTCGCAGCCGAATTCGACCATCCCTATATGCCCCTCATCCTACGGCGGGGCCTGAGCTGGGCCGCACGCCAGTAGCGCCAGGACGATCTCCCTCGAACGAGGAGCGGCGGCGACAGCCCAACGATGTCGGCGGCTGAAAAACGAGCGTTCAAGCTGGAGGGCAGCCGCGCCTGATCGGCCAGCACGGTCGACCGCTTGCCGATCGTCCGCCTGCGCCATAATTTAGCCGAATGCAGGATCGCTTGTCTTTCTTTCCCGCCACCACCGACCGCCTGGCCCATATAGAAGCGGTCTTCGACGATTGCGCCGACGGCCGGAATTGTCGCTGCGCCTACTGGTATCGTCC
Protein-coding sequences here:
- a CDS encoding alkaline phosphatase family protein, translating into MQNPTSIEPTGIEKARRPNILLITADQWRGDCLSAVGHACVKTPGVDALAREGTLFQRHYAGAAPCSPARATLYTGLYQMNHRVCRNGSPLDARFDNLALAARRAGYDPTLFGYTDTAPDPRGMDAGDPHLTSYEGVLPGFTARQLLPEHEKQWLSWLRSRSHADAVSRDIHIPVGAGAGDISDASPAYSRDETQTAFLAGEFIRWMGEQDRPWFAHVSFLRPHPPFSVPEPFNRMFTPGEGPAFARAANREAEQNSHPYLAYAMPRSDKGNFIHGATGPLSGWNAEDFAAIRAIYYGMISEVDAQLGRIWQALKDAGAWDDTLIIFTSDHAEMAGDHWMLGKGGFFDGSYHIPLVIRDPASSAAGGVVDNFTSAADIFPTLCQRLGIDAKNGLDGRSLMPFVWGGSGDGWRDAAFWEFDFRDIAHGEAEQHFRLRPNECNLAVIRDARFKYVHFTALPPLLFNLADDPMELNNVAADPAYAAVRLDYAEKLLSLRARHLDQTLAYTELTERGPVRHRP
- the galE gene encoding UDP-glucose 4-epimerase GalE codes for the protein MAGETVLVVGGAGYIGSHTCLDLANKGYTPVVFDNFSNGHREFVRWGPAEEGDIRDRARLDEVLAKHKPAAILHFAALIEVGESVKDPVSFYENNVIGTLTLLSAAQAAGVNAFVFSSTCATYGLPQSVPLDETHRQVPINPYGRTKYIVEQALADYDQYRSLRSVVLRYFNAAGADFEGRIGEWHQPETHAIPLAIDAALGRRQGFKVFGSDYETRDGTCVRDYIHVLDLADAHVRAVEYLLKGGQSVALNLGTGTGTTVKELLDAIEDVSNRPFPVEYIGRREGDSHTLVANNDKARDVLGWVPQYDLSEIIRSAWDWHAKSNQH
- a CDS encoding ThuA domain-containing protein; the encoded protein is MRKALIVWGGWQGHEPEQCAQIVADLLREDDFTVEVTGDLGVFGSSTLAKADLLVPIITGEKLEKEHAAALVEAVRGGLGLAGHHGALATSFKESAPFRYVSGVTWVAHPGNIIDFRVAVTRQDDPVMEGIPDFDYRSEQYYLHYDPTVEILATTTFTGAYDPAARNVVMPVVFKRHFGAGRIFYSALGHVAAEFDHPYMPLILRRGLSWAARQ